Within Mycobacterium heckeshornense, the genomic segment ATCTTCGACGCCGGGGTGCTGACCGCGAGCCTGGTCATCATCGCGGTCCCGATCTTCGTGCTGGGTTTCGTGGCGCAGTTCGCCTTCGGCGTCCGGCTGGGGATCGTCCCGGTCACGGTGGGCGATCAGGCGACATTCGCGCGGCTGCTGCTGCCCGGCATCGTGCTGGGTTCGGTGTCGTTTGCCTACGTGGTGCGGTTGACCCGTTCGGCGGTGGCTGCCAATGCCCACGCCGACTATGTGCGCACTGCGACCGCCAAGGGACTTTCCCGGCCCCGGGTGGTCACCGTGCACATTCTGCGCAACTCGCTGATTCCGGTGGTGACGTTTCTCGGCGCGGACCTCGGCGCGCTGATGGGCGGTGCGATCGTGACCGAAGGTATCTTCAACATCCACGGTGTCGGCGGTGTGCTGTATCAGGCGGTCACCCGGCAGGAGGTGCCGACCGTGGTGTCCATCGTGACCGTGCTTGTCGTGGTGTACCTGATCACCAACCTGGCGGTGGACCTGCTCTACGCGGTTCTGGACCCCCGGATCCGCTATGGCTGAACAAGTTGTCAGCCACGGCTTGTGGCGCACCACCTGGTGGGGACTGCGCCGGCAACCGAAGTTCCTTGTGGCCGCAGCGCTGATCGTGTTCGTCGGTCTGGTCGCCGCTTTCCCCGCGTTGTTCACCAGCGCCGACCCGACCTACGCCGACCCCGGCCAAAGCCTGCTGAACCCGTCGGCGGCGCATTGGTTCGGCACCGACCTACAGGGCCACGACATCTACGCCCGCACCGTGTACGGCGCGCGGGCTTCCATCACCGTGGGGTTGGGCGCGACGCTGGCGGTGTTCGTCGTCGGCGGAACCCTGGGCGCGCTGGCCGGCTTCTACGGCGGCTGGATAGACGCGGCGGTGTCCCGCCTCGCTGATGTGTTCTTCGGAATACCGCTGCTGCTCGCCGCGATCGTGCTCATGCAGGTCATGCAGCACCGCACGGTGTGGACGGTGATCGCGATCCTGGCATCGTTCGGCTGGCCACAGATCGCCCGCATCGCGCGCAGCGCGGTCATCCAGGTGCGGACCAGCGACTATGTGCTGGCAGCTAAGGCCATGGGGCTGAGCAGGTTTCGGATTTTGGTATGGCACGCGCTGCCCAACGCGGTGGGCCCGGTGATCGCCGTCGCCACCGTCGCGCTGGGTACATTCATCGTCACTGAAGCGACGTTGTCCTACCTCGGCGTCGGGCTGCCGCCGTCGGTGGTGTCCTGGGGCGGTGACATCAGCATCGCCCAGACCCGACTGCGCGCCGGCTCTCCGATCTTGTTCTATCCGGCGGGGGCATTAGCGATTACGGTGCTGGCTTTCATGATGATGGGCGACGCGTTACGCGACGCCTTGGATCCGGTGTCACGGTCATGAGTGGCGCGGAAGGGCCGCTGCTCGCGGTCGAGGACCTCGAAGTCAGATTCGGCGACGACGATGCCGCGGTTCGTGGAGTGTGGCTCACGGTGCACCATGGGCAGACCGTTGGCGTGGTCGGCGAATCCGGCTCAGGCAAATCCACCACCGCGGCCGCCATACTCGGGCTGCTTCCCGGCGACGGACGGATCACTCGTGGCCGCATCCTCTTCGAAGGCCTCGATCTCGCCGCGGCCAATCCGCGGGTATTGCGCTCGATCCGGGGCCGGGCGATCGGTTACGTGCCGCAGGATCCGATGACCAACCTCAACCCAGTGTGGGGGGTCGGCTTTCAAGTCCGAGAAGCATTGCGCGCCAATAATATCTCCGACCACCGACCGTTGGACCTGCTCGCCTGGGCGGGCATACCGGATCCGGCCACCCAGGCCCGCCGCTATCCGCATCAGCTGTCCGGCGGCATGTGCCAGCGCGCCCTCATCGCCATCGGGTTGGCCGGACGGCCACGGCTGCTGATCGCCGATGAGCCGACCTCGGCGCTCGACGTCACCGTGCAGCGAAAGGTGCTTGATCATCTGCAGCGTCTGGCCCGCGAACGCGGTACCGCGGTGTTGCTGATCACTCATGACCTGGCACTGGCCGCCGAACGCGCCGAGCGTCTGGTCGTCATGCAGCGCGGTGTGGTCGTGGAATCCGGTGATGCACAGGAGGTTCTGGCCAATCCCCAGCACGATTACACGCGTCAGCTTATCGCCGCGGCACCGGCGATGCGCCCAGCGGGCAGGCCCGCTCGGCGAACCGGTGACGACATCGTGGTCGCCTCGGAGTTGACGAAGGTCTACCGGATGTCACGCGGAGCGCCGTGGCGGCATGCGGAGCTGCGCGCTGTCGACGGCGTGTCGTTTCGGCTGCGGCGAGCCAGCACGCTGGGGATCGCTGGCGAATCCGGTTCGGGGAAATCCACCCTGGCACGGATGGTGCTCGGTCTGCTGCAACCGAGCTCAGGCACAGTGTTTTTCGACGGCCAGGATGTCGGCGCGTTAGACCGTCGGCGAGCGTTCGCGTTTCGCCGGCGAATACAGCCGGTTTTTCAAAACCCTTACAGCAGTTTAGATCCCATGTACTCGGTATTTCGTGCCATCGAGGAACCCTTACGCGTCCACGGCATCGGCGACCGTCGGCAACGTGCGCAGGCGGTGCGTGAGCTGGCCGACCAGGTGGCGTTGCCGTCGTGGCTGTTGGGCCGCTTGCCTCGCGAGCTGTCCGGCGGCCAGCGCCAGCGGGTCGCGATCGCCCGGGCGCTGGCGCTGCACCCGGAGGTGCTGGTGTGCGACGAGGCCGTCTCGTCGCTTGACGTCGTGGTGCAGGCCCAGATACTGGACCTGCTCGCCGACCTGCAGGCTCGACTCGGCCTGACCTATCTGTTCATCAGCCACGATCTGGCGGTGATACGCCAAATCGCCGACGAGGTCCTGGTGATGCACGCCGGACGGGTGGTCGAGCACGCACCGACCGAGGACGTGTTCACCCGACCGCGCCATGAGCACACCCGCCAACTGCTCGACGCCATCCCCCGGCGCACCCACCCGATAGCGTGAGGCTCCTGTGACCAATGACCCGCTGGCTCCGCTGCTGGAGCTGTCCGGCGTGGCCATGGCCTGCGAGCAGGCGCGTGACGCGCTGGGCCGGGCGCACCGGCACCCGGCCAACCTGCGGGACTGGCCGGTGACCGCGGCCGAGGCGGCGTTGCGGGCGGCGCGGGCCTCGGCCGTGCTCGATGGCGGCGTGCTCAGGCTGGACGTCTCCGCGGCCGGCGACCCGATATTCGCCGGCGCGCTGCGAGTGGCGCAGGCCCTGGAAGGTGGACAGACCAGCCTGGTCGGGGTGTGGCAGCGGGCGCCGATGCAGGCGCTGGCCCGGCTGCACATGCTCGCGGCCGCCGGTCAGGTCGACGCGGACCAGCTGGGCCGGCCCCGGGTGGACGCCGACGTCGCGCCGCGTCTTGAGCTGCTCGCGGATCTGGTCAGCGGCGGCACCCGGGCCCCGGCGCCGGTGGTGGCGGCGGTCGCGCACGGCGAGCTGTTGACGCTGGGCCCGTTCGGCAGCGCCGACGGTGTGGTCGCCAGGGCGGTGTCGCGGCTGGTGACAGTTGCCACCGGATTGGACCCGCATGGGCTGGGTGTGCCCGAGGTGTATTGGATGCGCCGCGGCGCCGACTATCGCGACGCCGCCAACGGCTTCGCGACCGGCACGGCGGAAGGCGTCAGGGCCTGGGTGCTGTTGTGCTGCCGCGCGTTGCAGGCCGGTGCGCGCGAGGCGGTGTCGATCGCCGACGCCGTGGCGCGTGGTTAGCCGAGCCGATCGGGAATAAGCCCTACACACATGTGAAGCGGGCGGCGATCCGAATGGTCTCGGCGCGCCGCCCGCTAGCACGGAACTCGGTTACCAAGCGTGCAACTTCGGGTTGCGTGGGTTGGCCTCGGCGATCTTGCGAAGTGTCCGGCTGCGACCCCACCCAAAGGGCCGTCGAAACCGTCCGATCTTCGCAATTACGCAGGCCCGCAACACTTCTGCCATTATCGCGGCTGTAGCTCCGCGTGGGTGCCGGTATCCGTGCTGGGCCGCCCGGATCGGGAGACCGATTCTTCTCTTCCGAATCGACCTTGGCCTCACCGGGCTTCCGTGACTCCTTTGTACTACGTGACCCCAATCACATCAAGACTTAAATGTGGCGCGAGGGCCTCAAGCGGTCCGGCCGATGTTTGCTGACGGTCAGAACGCGAAGCGGCGCAGCAGCGAATAGGTGAGGGCTCCCGCGGCCAGCGCACTGACACCCAGCGCGGCCGTCGTGGCGACCGCTGCGCTCGACGGCGCCGGAATGCGGTCTCGCAACGACACCGGCCGGGAAAACATCAGCACCGGCCAGCCCCTGGCGCTTGCGACCTTGCGCAGCGCTCGATCGGGGTTGACCACACTCGGATGGCCAACCGCCTCCAGCATCGGCAAGTCGGTGATCGAGTCGGAGTAGGCGTAGCAGTGGTCCAGCTCGTACCCTTCCCGGGCGGCCAGCTGCCGGATCGCCTCGACCTTGCCCTCGCCGTAGCAGTAGAACGCGATCTCGCCGGTGTATTTGCCGTCCTTGACCACCATCTTGGTCGCCATCGCGTGGGTGGCGCCCACCGCCCGGGCGATCGGTGCCACCAGCTCCTCGCCGGAGGCCGACACCACCACCACATCGCGGCCGCACAGCTTGTGGCCCGCGATGAGATCGGCCGCTTCGGCGAACACCAGCGGAGTGACGATGTCGTGCAAGGTCTCGTTGACGATCGACTTGACCTGCTCGACATCCCAGCCGCTGCACATGTTGGTCAGGTGGAGGCGCATCCGGTTCATCTGGTCATGGTCGGCACCCGACAGCAGGTAGAGGAACTGGGCGTAACTGGACTTGAGCACCGTGCGCCGATTGATCAGCCCCTGGTCGAAGAAGGGTTTACTGAACGCCAGCGTGCTGGACTTGGCGATGATGGTCTTGTCGAGGTCGAAAAACGCGGCGGTGCGGGGTTGCCGGTCGGGTTGCGCGGGCGGCGGCGGCGAAGTTTGCTGCGGCGCGGCCGAATTGGCGACGGTCACCGGCTCAGCATAGGGCGATGCCCGCACACGGGGTGAGGCTGTGGATAAAAGACCGGCTCAGGGTGGGTCGGGGCGGCGTGCCCGTCGATGATTTCGGATTCGCAATCACCGAGGTGTCCTGCTTCCTGTTGCAAGCAGCACTTGCGCGTGCGGGCACTGTCGCGTGTATAGTAACCAGTACTCGGCCTGTGCCGAGGTGTATCAGCCCGACCCCCCGGGGCTGATACACGACGACCCTCGCCTCCTCCCCCCCTGGCGGGGGTCGTCCCTTTTCGAAAGCTCTGGTGAGCGTTGCGGAATCACCTTTCCCACGGCCGGTGGTGAGCTCGTGGCCGAGTTGTCCACAGACCGGCCGCTATCCACAAAATCTGCGGTAGGGCTGGTGGTTTAGCGCAGCGGCCCGGCACGGTGGGGACGTGGCCTCCACCCGCAGCCGAATCGGCCCGACCGGCAGTGTCGGGGTGTTGGCGCTGCTCGATGAACCGCTTTTGCGCGACGAGCTCGACCGGGCGGCGGCCGCGGTCGGGGTGCGGGTGGTCCGCACCAGCGACTCGGCGGCAGCGAGTCGGAAAACCTGGTCGGCCGCTGCCGCTGTGGTTCTCGACGCGGCGGCGGCCGCCCGATGCGGGCAGCAGGCACTGCCACGGCGCTCCCACGTGGTCGTGGTGTGCGGCACCGAACCCGACGCGTCCACCTGGGCGGCCGCCGTTGCCGTCGGTGCCCAACATGTTCTGGTGCTGCCCGCGCAAGAGCGCGAGCTCGTCCGTGAGCTCGCCGATGCCGCGGAGTCGATGTATGACCAGCGGCTGCGCGGCGGGGTGATTGCGGTGATCGGCGGGCGTGGCGGAGCCGGCGCATCGGTGTTTGCGGCCGCGTTAGCGCAGGCCGCCGGTGACACGCTGTTGGTCGATCTCGACCCCTGGGGTGGTGGCATCGACCTGGTGCTGGGTTGCGAAACTGCGCCTGGATTGCGCTGGCCGGATCTCGCGGTGCGGGGCGGGCGGCTCGACTGGTCGGCGCTGCGCGAGGCGCTGCCGCGACACCGCGGGGTGAGCGTCCTCTCAGCCGCCCGCAACAGCCACGAGTTCGAACCCGCGCCGGTGGAGGCCGTCGTCGACGCCGGGCGCCGCGGCGGGGTCACCGTGGTCTGTGATGTTGCGCGCCGGCTGAGCGATGCGTGCGAAACCGCTTTGCAGTCAGCTGATCTGGTTGTGCTGGTCAGTCCATGCGATGTGCGGGCATGTGCGGCTACCGCGACGATCGCACCGGTGCTGTGCACGATCAATCCCAACGTGGGTCTCGTCGTGCGCGGTCCGTCGCCGGGCGGGCTGCGCGCCGCGGAAATCGCTGCTGTCGCCGCCGTGCCGTTGTTGGCGTCGATGAGAGCCGATCCGCGAATCGCGGAGCGACTCGAACATGGCGGGCTGCGGTTGCCGCGGCGATCCGCCTTGGCGGGCGCGGCCCGCCGCGTCCTCGCCGTGCTACCGAGCCGACCGGCGGAGTCAGAAAGCGGGGCAGCGTGAGCGGTTCCCTGATCGACCGGGTGCGTGAGCGGCTCGCCGCCGAGTCCGGGCCACTGCGGCCGAATGTGGTGGCTGCCGCGATCCGGGCGGAATCCGGCGGGGTGCTCGGCGATACCGAAGTGCTGTCCAACTTGCGGGTGCTGCAGACCGAGCTCAGCGGCGCCGGCATCCTCGAGCCGCTGCTGTGCGCCGAGGGTACCACCGACGTCCTGGTCACCGCTCCTGATGCGGTCTGGGTTGACGACGGAAACGGCTTGCGGCGCAGTGAAATCCGGTTTGCCGATGACGCGGCGGTGCGGCGGCTGGCGCAGCGGTTGGCGCTGGCCGCCGGCCGCCGTCTCGACGACGCCCAACCCTGGGTGGACGGCCAGCTGACCGGTTTGGGGGCCGGGCGGTTCGCGGTGCGGCTGCACGCGGTCCTGCCGCCCATCGCCGCCGGCGGCACTTGCCTGTCGTTGCGGGTACTGCGCCCGGCCACCCAGGATCTGGCGGTGTTGACCGCGGCTGGCGCGATCGCGCCGCAGGCTGCCCAACTGCTCGCCGACATCCTCGCCGCCCGGCTGGCGTTTCTGGTGTCGGGCGGCACCGGCGCGGGGAAGACGACTCTGCTGGCAGCGATGCTGGGCGCGGTGGCGCCCGGCGAGCGGATCGTCTGCGTCGAAGATGCCGCCGAGCTGGCACCCCCGCATCCGCATCTGGTCAAGCTGGTAGCGCGCTGCGCCAACGTCGAAGGCGTGGGCGAAGTGACGGTGCGCCAACTGGTGCGGCAGGCCCTGCGCATGCGCCCGGACCGCATCGTGGTCGGCGAGGTCAGGGGCGGCGAGGTGGTGGATCTGCTGGCGGCGCTGAACACCGGCCACGACGGGGGCGCCGGCACGGTCCACGCCAACAGCCCCGGCGAAGTCCCGGCCCGGCTGGAAGCGTTGGCCGCCCTGGGCGGCCTCGACCGGGCCGCGCTGCATAGTCAGCTCGCCGCAGCGGTCCAAGTGCTGTTGCACGTCGCCCGCGACCGCGCCGGCCGTCGCAGGCTTGCCGAGATCGCCGTGTTACGCCAAAGCGACTGTGGGCGAGTCGATGTCGTCACGGCATGGCACGCGATGCGCGGGCTGACCGATGCTGCAGGCGATCTGCGCCGGCTGCTGGACGCCAGGATGTCGACGTGACCGGTCCAGCGGCGGCCGCGTTGATGCTCTCGCTCGCGGTTGCGGTGTTGCCGTCGTCGCCGCGGCGGCGACTCGCGTCGGGCAGCCGGCCGGGTCGGCAGTCATGTCGAAGACGCGCCTGGTGGGTCGCCGGATGTGCCGCGGCGGTGACGGCTGTGTTGCTGCCAGCGACAACGGCTCTCGCCACTGCCGTGGTCGGGGCCACCGTCGTGCTGCGCTACCGTCGCCACCGGCATGCCCGGCTCGGTGTGGACGAGAGCCGGTCGCTGGAAGCCGCGGTCGATGTCCTGGTCGGCGAATTGCGCGCGGGCGCTCATCCGGTACAGGCATTCTCGGTTGCTGCCGCCGAAACCGGCGGCACCGTCGCCGAGCGCTTTCACGCGGTCGCCGCACGTGCGCGGCTCGGCGCCGACGTCGCCGCCGGTCTGCGCGGCGCGGCCCAGTCTTCGGCGATGCCGACGCATTGGGATCGGCTCGCGGTGTGCTGGCAGCTAGCTGCCGAGCACGGCCTGGCGATGTCTACGCTAATGCGCGCGGCGCAGCGTGATATTGCTGAGCGACAACGGTTTTCGGCACAGGTGAGAGCGCGGATGGCGGGAGCACGCGCGACCGCGGCGATACTGGCGGGCCTGCCGGTGTTGGGTGTGCTGCTGGGCCAGTTGATCGGGGCGCAACCATTGCGGTTCTTGCTGGACGGCCATGCCGGCGGCTGGCTGCTGGTGGCCGGAACCGTGCTGATGTGTGGCGGGCTGCTGTGGTCGGACCGGATCACCGATCGGGTGGCGCCGTGAGCGCCGCGGCGGTGTTGTTGGCGCTGGCGCTGCTGGCCGCCGCCGGTCCGTCGGTCGTGCGGGCGCGGGCCGGGTTGTCGTGCCGCGCGGATCGCCCGCGGCGGGCAACCGCGCGCGCGGCGGACCCGCTTGCGGTCGCGTCCAGCCTGGACGTGTTCGCGGTCTGCCTGGCGGCCGGCATGGCTGTGCCGACCGCGGCCGCCGCGACCGCCGCATCGGCACCCCCGCGGTTGGCCTGCCTGCTTCGCCGGGCCGCCGACCTGCTGAGGCTCGGCGCCGATCCGGCTGCCGCCTGGTCGGCGCCGCCGGATCTGTCGGGCGCACTTGACAACCACACCCAAGCGTTGTTGCGGCTGGCGCGGCGATCGGCGAGTTCGGGTGCTGCCCTCGCCGACGGGGTCGCTGAACTCGCCGCGCAATCCCGTCACGACGCCGCGCACGCCGCCGAGGCGACCGCCGAGCGCGCCGCGGTGCTGATTGCCAGTCCGTTGGGCCTGTGTTTTCTGCCGGCATTTGTCTGTCTGGGAATCGTTCCGGTGGTGGTTGGGCTTGCCGGCGACGTGCTGCGGTCGGGTGTGCTGTGAGGCGTCGACACATCGGAGTGGAGAAGGGAGAGAAACATGTACAAGGGCAGCGTATTTCGCGCATTGCACGCGCGCCTGGCGCTTTTGGTGGTCGACGAGTCGGGCATGTCCACGGTCGAGTACGCCATTGGGACCATTGCGGCCGCGGCGTTCGGGGCGATCCTCTACACGGTCGTTACCGGCGATTCCATCGTGAGTGCGTTGACCAACATCATCGCCCGGGCCCTCAACACCAAGACCTAGCCGACGATGCCGGCGCCAGCACCGTGGAGGCGGCCTTGGCGATCGCTGCACTGGTCGCGGTGCTGGTGGTGTGCGTTGCCGGTGTCATGGCGATGTCGATGCAGGTGCGTTGCGTCGACGCCGCGCGGGAGGCGGCTCGACTGGCGGCGCGCGGCGACGAGCGCGCGGTCGACACGGCTCGGCGCATCGCGCCACGCTCAGCGCACGTGCAGGTGCGCCGAGACGGCGAGCTCGTCGTCGCAACCGTCACCGCACGATCGCATTTGTTGCCTGCGTTGGTCATCGGGGCCGAGGGGATTTCGGCGGCCGAGCCGCGGTGAGGACGGTTCGGCCACGGTGCTGGCCGCGGCAATGATTGCCGTCCTGCTGTGCGTCGCCGGGGCCGGGGTGTACCTCGGCTCGGTCGTGGTGGCCCGCCACCGCGCACAGGCGGCCGCCGACCTGGCTGCGCTTGCTGCAGCCGCACGCGTGCCGGCCGGCGCCGAGGCGGCCTGCGCCCGGGCCGGGCTGGTGGCCAGGCGGATGCGGGCCCGCGACATCGAATGCGAGCTGCAGGGGCTCGATGTCGTCGTCACGGTCGAGGCGGCGGTGGCCGGAGGGGGGTCGGCCAGGGCGGCGGCCCGTGCGGGGCCCATCGGCACGGCCAGGTGAACGTCGTGGTGGTCTCAGCCGGTGTGGTTGCCGGAGGGAGACAATCCCGCTTCGGCCAACTCGTTGTCGGTTGGCACTCGCAGCGAGATCAGTCCGGCGAACGTCTTGTCTTCGACTTCGATCCGGTTGACGGTCACATGCAGCGGCGTCCAGGTTCCGTCATGACCCGGCAGGCGCAATACCCGCGCCGTGGCACCGTGAGCGAATTCCGTTGTCATGGAAGCCATCAGCTGTTCGTCGTCGGGATGCACCCGCGGCGAGCGGGCGGTGCTGCGCCAATCGTAGAAGGGGCACGGCTCGTCGAGCCATTTGAGCAGCGACCAGTTTTTGAGATCGAACAGGGCGCGATGCACTCCCGGCTGTGCGAGCCCCTGCACGATCTGTTGCGCCAGGCGGTCGCCGGAGCCGGCCGTGCACTCGGGCTCGGCGCGCCAGTTCATGGCCCGCGCGATCAGGTGGTCGCAGCCGTCCGCCCCGGGCTCGATGGCGCTGCGCGCGACGAACCCCACCCGTATCGGGTTGCCCCGCCAGTCGGTGACGTCCCAGGTGCCGCACAGGGTTTGCCCGGGCTGTGCCTTGATCGCCAGGGCGAGCACTTTGCTTTCGCTGGGGTTGAGCTCTCGCGTGGGCAGGTCGTCGGCGAACGATCTGCCGTGGGTGGGCTCGACGTCGGGATTTTTGCCGCTGTTGGCCAGCGACTCGCGGGTGCCGGTGGCCACCCCGATGGTCAGATCCCATTTCAGCGGGCCGGGGACTGCTCGCTCGGGTGGCCGGTCAACGGCCGCTCCGCACCAGACGTGGACACCATGGATGCGACCGTCGGACATCACCACCGGTTCGGTGCGGACGACCCGGTCGCTCGTGGGTGTGGTGGCCACCAGGCTCGCCCGGGTTCGCATCGACTCGGCAATCGCCATGCGGATGGCCGCGAGATGCGGGTTGCGCCGCAAGAAGGCGGTGATCGGCACAAGGTTGCGGGGCTGCGTTCCCTGCGCCACCACGACGGGTTCTTTGCCCAGCGTCTCCACCAGCAGCCAGTCATGGCCCATAGCAGCGACTTTACGTCGGCCAACATCGGTATCGGCCACATTGAGCTTGTCTACATTCGTTTTCTGCGCGGCGGCTTTCGCCGACGAGTTGCGTTCATTGCCCCGGGCGGGTATTTTGCTGCTGCGCCCGAAGCCGTCGGGGTTGGGAACGGATCGCGTTGTCCGACCGTTCGTCGCGCCGTGTCGCCGATTCGGCACGTCCGCATCTGATCAGCCAAGCGTTTGGCGGCGGTACCGCCATGCCACGGAAGTCGCCCGTCGAGGGGTCGGTCGTCATCCGTCGGTCAATGCGGTGACCACCAACCGCAGCACGGCGACCGCACCCGCCTTGTCCAGCGGCTGGTTGCCGCTGCCGCATTTCGGTGACTGCACACACGACGGGCAGCCACTCGGGCATTCGCACGCCTCTATCGCCGCAGCCGTCGCGCTCAGCCAGGTGCTCGCCTGACGAAAGCCGCGTTCGGCGAAGCCGGCTCCGCCCGGATAGCCGTCGTAGACGAAGACACTGGGCAGCCGGGCAAACGGGTCGGGGCCCACCGCGGCCGACAGCCCGCCGATGTCGCCCCGGTCGCAGCTGGCCACCAGCGGCAGCAGCCCGATCGCCGCGTGCTCGGCCGCATGCAGTGCCCCCGGGATTCGCGGCCCGTCGATGCCGTTGCGCTGCAAGGCTTCTGGGGTGATTGTATACATGACTGCGGTCGTGGGCAGGGTGTGTGCGGGCATGTCGAGGTCGACGAAGTCGAGCACTTCACCGTCGAGCCGGCGGCGCAGATAACCGATGACCCGGTTGGTGACGGTCACCGGGACCAAGCCCAGCGTCACCGGCCCGAAAACCATGCGCTCGCCTTCGCCGGTGACCGCGATGTCGGTGACTTCCCGCGCGAACGTGGCATATCCGGGGTCTTCGGCGTGGACGAACGCCATGCCGTCCTCGGCGTCGAGTGCATCCACGACGTAACTCTCACCCTGGTGCAGGTACACCGCTCCGGGGTGCACAGCGGCCGGGGCTTGGCTGGCGCCGACGGTGCCCAACAGCCGCCCGGTGTCCGCCTCCACGATGACGACCTGGCCGTCGGTGGACCCTCGGATGTCGACCGCGGCATGCGGGTCCAGGCCCGGCGCGGGGAAGTACTTGCCGTCGCGGCGCCGCAGCAGGCCGTCGTCGACCAGCCTGTTGGCCACGTCTTCAGCACGCAACGCCCGAACTTCATCGTCGCTGAGTGTCAATTCACTTGCCGCACAAAGCAATTGTGGACCGAGAAGATATGGGTTGGCCGGATCGATCACGACCCGCTCGATGGGCTTGTCCAGCAACGCCGCCGGATGGTGCACCAGGTAGGTGTCCAGCGGATCGTCGCGGGCGATCAGCACGATCAGGGCACCCGCACCGCGGCGCCCGGAGCGTCCGGCCTGCTGCCAGAACGAGGCCACCGTGCCCGGGAAGCCGGCGATCACCACGGCATCCAGACCCGCGATGTCGATGCCCAACTCGAGGGCATTGGTGGTGGCCAGACCGCGCAGCCGGCCGTCGGCCAGGGCATGCTCCAGCGCGCTGCGCTCCTCGGCGAGATAACCCGCCCGGTAGGACGCCACCTTGTCGGCCAACTCCGGCGCGATGTCGTGCAGCCGGGACCGGGCGGCCAGCGCGGTCAGTTCTGCACCGCGCCGCGAACGCACAAATGTCAGCGTGCGCGCGCCCCGGGCGACCAGATCCGCCATGAGCCGTGCTGCCTCGGCACCGGCGGAGCGGCGTACCGGGGCGCCGTTCTCACCGGTCACCTCGGGGCGCAACGCGGGTTCCCACAGCGCAACCGTGCGCGCCCCCCGGGGGGAACCGTCGTCGGTGATCTCCTCGACCGGTTGGCCGATGAGCTCGGTGGCCGTCGCGCCCGGCGAAGCCGTCGTCGCACTGGCGAAGATGAACGTCGGCCGCCGGTCGCGATGAGCGGTGTAGCGAGCACACAGCCGCAGCAGGCGACGCAAAACCATCGCCACGTTAGAGCCGAAAACGCCGCGGTAGTGGTGGCATTCGTCAACCACCACGAAACGCAGGCCGCGCAGAAACACCGCCCAGCGGGCATGGTTGCGCAGTATCGACAGATGAACCATGTCCGGATTGGAAAACAGCCACCGAGAGCGCTCCCGCGCGAAGCGGCGCACCTCGGCGGGGCTGTCGCCGTCGTAGGCGGTGGGCGCCACGTCGGCCAGTAGCGGGGTCGCCGCGGTCAGCGCGTGCGCGGTGCGCAGCTGGTCATGGCCGAGCGCTTTGGTCGGTGACAGATACAGCGCTCGTGCGCGTGGGTCCGCCGCGAGCGTGTTGAGGATGGGCAGCTGGTAGGCCAGCGATTTGCCTGAGGCGGTGCCCGTGCTGACGACCACATGACGGCCCGCGTGGGCCAGTTCCGCGGCGCGATACTGGTGCGACCACGGTGAGCTGATGCCGTAATCGGTGAACGCGCGAATCACCTCCGGTCGCGCCCAGCTAGGCCAGCTGTGCGGCTGGCCGCCCTGCGGCGCCAGGTCGGCGACATGGCGCAACGGATGCTCGCCCGGCCCGGCCGCGGCGACCGCGGCGGCGAGCAACTCGCTGCCGAATGTCACGTGTGCCTCCTCGC encodes:
- a CDS encoding TadE family type IV pilus minor pilin, with the translated sequence MEAALAIAALVAVLVVCVAGVMAMSMQVRCVDAAREAARLAARGDERAVDTARRIAPRSAHVQVRRDGELVVATVTARSHLLPALVIGAEGISAAEPR
- a CDS encoding TadA family conjugal transfer-associated ATPase, whose product is MSGSLIDRVRERLAAESGPLRPNVVAAAIRAESGGVLGDTEVLSNLRVLQTELSGAGILEPLLCAEGTTDVLVTAPDAVWVDDGNGLRRSEIRFADDAAVRRLAQRLALAAGRRLDDAQPWVDGQLTGLGAGRFAVRLHAVLPPIAAGGTCLSLRVLRPATQDLAVLTAAGAIAPQAAQLLADILAARLAFLVSGGTGAGKTTLLAAMLGAVAPGERIVCVEDAAELAPPHPHLVKLVARCANVEGVGEVTVRQLVRQALRMRPDRIVVGEVRGGEVVDLLAALNTGHDGGAGTVHANSPGEVPARLEALAALGGLDRAALHSQLAAAVQVLLHVARDRAGRRRLAEIAVLRQSDCGRVDVVTAWHAMRGLTDAAGDLRRLLDARMST
- a CDS encoding type II secretion system F family protein codes for the protein MTGPAAAALMLSLAVAVLPSSPRRRLASGSRPGRQSCRRRAWWVAGCAAAVTAVLLPATTALATAVVGATVVLRYRRHRHARLGVDESRSLEAAVDVLVGELRAGAHPVQAFSVAAAETGGTVAERFHAVAARARLGADVAAGLRGAAQSSAMPTHWDRLAVCWQLAAEHGLAMSTLMRAAQRDIAERQRFSAQVRARMAGARATAAILAGLPVLGVLLGQLIGAQPLRFLLDGHAGGWLLVAGTVLMCGGLLWSDRITDRVAP
- a CDS encoding type II secretion system F family protein, which gives rise to MSAAAVLLALALLAAAGPSVVRARAGLSCRADRPRRATARAADPLAVASSLDVFAVCLAAGMAVPTAAAATAASAPPRLACLLRRAADLLRLGADPAAAWSAPPDLSGALDNHTQALLRLARRSASSGAALADGVAELAAQSRHDAAHAAEATAERAAVLIASPLGLCFLPAFVCLGIVPVVVGLAGDVLRSGVL
- a CDS encoding Rv3654c family TadE-like protein, which encodes MLAAAMIAVLLCVAGAGVYLGSVVVARHRAQAAADLAALAAAARVPAGAEAACARAGLVARRMRARDIECELQGLDVVVTVEAAVAGGGSARAAARAGPIGTAR
- a CDS encoding DUF4244 domain-containing protein; this encodes MYKGSVFRALHARLALLVVDESGMSTVEYAIGTIAAAAFGAILYTVVTGDSIVSALTNIIARALNTKT
- a CDS encoding PAS domain-containing protein, with product MGHDWLLVETLGKEPVVVAQGTQPRNLVPITAFLRRNPHLAAIRMAIAESMRTRASLVATTPTSDRVVRTEPVVMSDGRIHGVHVWCGAAVDRPPERAVPGPLKWDLTIGVATGTRESLANSGKNPDVEPTHGRSFADDLPTRELNPSESKVLALAIKAQPGQTLCGTWDVTDWRGNPIRVGFVARSAIEPGADGCDHLIARAMNWRAEPECTAGSGDRLAQQIVQGLAQPGVHRALFDLKNWSLLKWLDEPCPFYDWRSTARSPRVHPDDEQLMASMTTEFAHGATARVLRLPGHDGTWTPLHVTVNRIEVEDKTFAGLISLRVPTDNELAEAGLSPSGNHTG